The Candidatus Lernaella stagnicola genome includes a window with the following:
- a CDS encoding phage protease, with protein MTATFEFVSRVIELPKIHDGALPTWLHLVPYGEWHYAPTREKINFTPEIVGQILARLSEYETRLAVDREHCSHLARNNPDYDDTIECYLDRFELRDDGIWGHVELWTAAGAADLAAGKYRYLSPTVAFKKPHKKTGEAGPEVFDAAVTNHPRLDGIKAFFSDTQAGDVGAGNTSSERSNAMLDKMKKWLKARGVTLADNAGDDVIAAAFEAESKKIEAADKKAALAPPELAKAAGLEGDEVKMADAIQALTAKLAPQVPEEVAKALGESALSVEDASGKIMQMRAASESAASVDTSAIAKQVRQQIDDEKLLAAACADGRISPKAKDDFGALLFSDNETMRDKARAVIGGLVPTGPLAAGIAENGERPDGAGGFADDAAFTQCCEQMGLDPDDVRKQEKEYENG; from the coding sequence ATGACCGCGACATTCGAATTCGTCTCGCGCGTAATTGAGCTGCCGAAAATCCACGACGGCGCGCTGCCTACCTGGCTGCATTTGGTGCCCTACGGCGAGTGGCATTACGCGCCGACGCGTGAAAAAATAAACTTTACGCCGGAGATCGTCGGCCAAATCCTCGCTCGATTAAGCGAGTACGAAACCCGCCTCGCCGTCGATCGCGAACACTGTTCGCACCTGGCGCGCAACAACCCGGATTACGACGACACGATCGAGTGCTACCTGGACCGCTTCGAACTGCGCGACGACGGCATCTGGGGCCACGTCGAGCTATGGACGGCGGCGGGCGCGGCGGACTTGGCCGCCGGCAAATACCGCTACCTCTCGCCCACGGTCGCGTTCAAAAAACCACACAAAAAAACGGGGGAAGCCGGGCCGGAGGTATTCGATGCCGCGGTGACGAACCATCCCCGTCTCGATGGAATCAAGGCGTTTTTCTCCGACACGCAAGCCGGCGACGTCGGAGCAGGCAACACCAGCAGCGAAAGGAGCAATGCGATGCTGGACAAAATGAAAAAGTGGCTGAAGGCGCGTGGCGTCACGCTGGCCGACAACGCCGGCGACGACGTGATCGCTGCGGCCTTCGAAGCCGAATCGAAAAAGATCGAGGCCGCCGATAAAAAGGCAGCCCTCGCGCCGCCCGAACTCGCCAAAGCGGCGGGCCTCGAGGGCGACGAGGTGAAAATGGCCGACGCCATCCAGGCGTTGACGGCCAAGCTTGCGCCGCAGGTCCCCGAAGAGGTCGCCAAAGCGCTGGGCGAATCCGCCCTGAGCGTGGAAGACGCGAGCGGCAAAATCATGCAGATGCGCGCGGCGTCCGAATCCGCCGCAAGCGTCGACACCTCGGCGATTGCCAAACAGGTGCGGCAGCAGATCGACGACGAGAAACTACTCGCCGCCGCCTGCGCCGACGGGCGCATCTCACCGAAAGCGAAAGACGATTTCGGCGCGCTGCTTTTTAGCGACAACGAAACCATGCGCGACAAAGCCCGCGCGGTAATCGGCGGCCTCGTGCCGACCGGTCCGCTCGCGGCGGGCATTGCCGAAAACGGTGAACGCCCGGATGGCGCCGGCGGCTTCGCCGACGACGCGGCGTTCACCCAGTGCTGCGAGCAGATGGGGCTCGATCCGGACGACGTTCGGAAACAAGAGAAGGAGTACGAAAATGGCTGA